Within the Alteromonas sp. M12 genome, the region TTGTTTTTTGCTTTCCAATTGACTGAAAAATTCCTCTCGCTCGCTTTCCGACAAAATACCAACAAAAGGGGAGTGGCGTCGTAATTTATTCATTTGTTCATTCACAGTACAAAGCTGCGAAACCAAACTGGGCATGTTATTTTTAAGTTCCAGTATTGACCACCAATCTAAATATACTCCGCGATAAATTAATCCTGCTTTAAATCGTGATTCTAGCTTTTCTTCAACCAATTGAATCAACTCGGGAAACTGCAATAGTTTTTCGCCAATACGCTGGTGAATAGCCAATAAATTATCATCAATGGCGCTAGGTTGTTTGCTACCACTTCTGCCTGTTCTCATGGGAAACTCTCGAATCGAATTGATTTCAACTACTGGTTTTCATCTAATAAAGGTGCAAGCATAGACTCTAATCCGTTGAGTTTTATTTCATACATCAAAGCCAATTGCTCCCCCAGTTTTCCTTCTGGAAATCCTTTTTGGTGAAACCACACCAAATAAGGCTCAGGTAAGTGCAGCAGTTTTCGTCCTGCGTATTTACCAAATGGCATTGTTTGGTTTACTGCTTGTTTTATAACTGTTGGATCAAACATTAGGGCGCTTCATTCTAATCGTGGTGTTCTGAGTTTTGCTGAGTATCCCAAAGCTTCTTATATAAGCCATTTTGGTTTAAAAGCTCGGAATGTGTACCTTGTTCTACTACAGCTCCATTATCAACCACTACAATTTTATCTGCGTCAATAATGGTTGAAAGACGATGGGCAATCACGACACTTGTGTGTCCCTGCGAGACTTCTTTGATGGCGTCTAAGATTGCTTTTTCTGACTGACTGTCTAATGATGAAGTGGCTTCGTCAAAGACTAGAATAGGTGGTTTTTTAAGTATAGTTCTAGCGATTGCTATCCGCTGTTTTTCGCCACCAGATAGTTTAAGTCCACGCTCACCTACTTGGGTCTCAGCACCTTTGGGTAAGCTGTCTACAAATTTTCTTAAATGGGCTAAATCAATGGCTTGTTGAACTTCGTCATCTGAGGCTGTCGGTCGACCGTATCGCACGTTTTCAAATATGCTGTCGTTAAATAAAACGGTATCCTGCGGCACTATACCAATGGCTTTTCTCAAGGACTGTTGTGACACTTGACTGATATCTTGATTATCAATCAGTATTTTTCCCGTTGTTACATCGTAGAAACGAAACAATAGCTTAACTATCGTTGATTTTCCTGCACCGCTTTCACCCACAACGGCGATTTTTTTCCCTGCATCTATACTGAATGATAAATTATTCAGAATAGGACGATCATTGTTATAACAAAACCCAACGTTGGAAAAGGTTATTTGTGCTCCAGATACCTTTAAATCACTGTCTTTATGATTATTTTTAACTTCGGGGGACTTTCCAAGCAGAGCAAATAAATTTTCGATATTTGCCAGTGAGCCTCTAATTTCACGGTACACAAATCCCAAAAAATTTAACGGCATAAATATCTGCATAGTGAATGCGTTTATTAGAACAAAGTCACCAATTGTCATAACGCCATCTGCAACACCATATGCAGCCATTGCCATCATGGCTGTCATTGCGATGGCAATGATCAATGCCTGTCCACCATTTAGTGCAAACAGTGATAATCTATTTTTACGTCTGGCACTTTCCCAACCAGCTAAGTCCTTATCATATCGCTCAGCTTCATACGCTTCGTTATTGAAATATTTTACCGTTTCATAATTCAGCAGGCTATCAATGGCTCGTGTATTGGTGCTGGAATCAGCAAGGTTCACTTCACGAACATATTTGGTGCGCCAGTCAGTGGCTTTCATGGAAAATATCACGTAGAACACTACTGACAATAGAATGACTATGGCGAAGTTAAAGCCGTAATTATAGAACAACAAACCTACCACCATGGCTATTTCTATTAGCGTTGGCCCAATATTGAATACCATAAAGCGCATTAGGAAACTTATTCCGCTAGTGCCTCTTTCTATGTCTCTGGTGAGTCCGCCTGTTTGCCTATTGAGGTGAAAATCTAAGTCGAGGCTATGCAGATGCTCAAACACACGTAAACCGACTCTGCGCATCGCTCTTTCTGTAACTCTGCCAAAAAGGGTATCTCTTATTTCACCAAACAAAACGTTGGCAAGGCGCAATGTGCCATAGGCGATGATCAGTGCAATAGGCGCTAGAATTAATTGCTCGGTTTTTGAGTTTAGACTATCCACAGTGTGTTTCAGTACGAAGGGAAGCCCAACACTGGCTACTTTAGCTGCAACTAAACAAAGAAACGCGAGTAAAACTCGTTGTTTAAACTCCAATAAATAAGGCCAAAGTTGCTTGAGGACCAGCCAGTTGACTGGGGTATCGGGATCAATTGGTATTCTTCGTGAACGCATATTGCTGCTGCACAGATAAAATGTTCAGGTAGTTTATCAGAAAAGCTGGTTAACTTAATCCTGGTTTTCTAGCAAACGGCATGAATTTATAGCTTGTTGGTGGTAAATAGAATGCTGGATTAGGCACTCTCGTGCAGCATCTCTCTTACCTTTTGATAACGCTCAAACTGTTCATCATTTAGTTCGCCGTTTTCTATCACCCTAATACAATTATCGATAAGTTTTTGAATTGAAAGGTCAGCTCTATTGGTATTTTCATTCATGGTAATGGCTTGTAGTAAATTTAATGCAATAGCGATATTTTTTGGCATAACCGTAAAGGCTTGTCTGAAAACTCGTAAGGCATCTTCAAGATCCCCCCGTCTGTAAAAAGCGACTGCTGAATTGTTAAGCTCTTTGGGAGTTTGTTTAATAGTGGATCGTTCCAGTTTCTCTTGTCTAACATAGTGTAAAAATAAACTGCCTTGCTTTTCGTCCTTCTTACAACGTTGTTCGATCACATCCATGATGTTGCTTGATTTTTCGTAAAGTCCTAACTCATGAAACGCTTTGGCTTTGTCTAACAGGGCATCCATACTTTCTAATTCCCAGTTTTCTTCTGCAAGCTGATCAAGCAGGGCTTTGGCATTTTCTTTTTCATCTTGTAAATAAAGTAATCGGGCATCAATCACTTTAATTTGGTCATGTAGTTCCGCTTTGGGGAATGCAGACTTGAATTGTTTTACATATTCATTAGCTTGTTTAAGTAAGTTGTAGGTTTCACTTTCATCTGCTGTCATGGCAAAGTCAATACCGGCTCGCGCAACGTTTAGATAGTTTTCTGGCTTATCGTGAATGGAATCTTTAGCAAAACGTACAATCTTTTTGGCGGCATCAAATTGGGTTTCGTAGTCATGGGTAATGCGCGATAAATCCAAGGCGGTTTTGTGGCGTCTGATGTTTCGAGGTGAGATTTCAGTTGCCATCACAACGCACTCGAGAGCGACATCAAAATCTTTTTGTTTGATATGCAGAGCTGATAATAAATCGTATGCGGCTAATTGCGAATCGGATTTAAAGGCTAATTCCAGGACTAACTTTTCCGCATCATCATCTTCATTGAGTCGAATATGGGCGTTTACTAAGCCTAACTGCGCCCACGTGAACGATTGCACATTGATTATTGCTTGATAAAACTCTTTTGCTTGCTCAAAGTGACCGCAGGCTAATAGTAACTCTCCTTTGGTTTTAAGGGCCAGAGGAAAAAACTCAGCGTTTTTGGGCTCGGATAAAAATAATTCAACTTCAGCCAGTGCTTTGGAAAGCTGACCTTTACCCATAAAACGATAGACTTTTTTTAACGCTCGTTTTCTCACTAACACTTTTGTTAAGCGTCTATCCAAATCATTTACTGTAAAGGGCTTGGCCAGAAAGTCATCGGGTTGCAACTCGACAATGCTGTGAACTAAATCAGAGGTGGTGTCAGCACTGATAAAAATAAATGCGGTGCTTGGTTCTAGCTCGCCATTATGTTTTAGCTGATCGTAAAGGTGATAACCATCGTGATCTTTCTTTAAGTTGTATGAGCAAATTATAAGATCGTAGTGCTCATGCCTGATTTTATTCAATGCATGTTGAGCTCTATCCACATAAGTAATGTTATTAAAGCCGAGTTCTTCTAAGGAATATTTCATATATCCTTTTGCTAAAACTTGATCATCAACGACTAGTACTTTTGTCTCTTTCGATATTTGGGGATTCATAAGCGAGTAAATTTGCAAACAGATACTTAGGTTATCGTACTTTACGGCAATTTAATAAGGGCTTTTTGTTTTCTTAAGCGAAATCTTTGGAGGTGAATCAAGGAAATAACATGATTTGTTGCAAAAGGATTTAATCACAGAGCAGGGGAGGCAATGCCAATAGATTCCCCAAAGGAGTAATTCAGCAGCTGAACGGCTATGTAAAGCTTGAACTAAGGTACTGTTGATTTAAATTTGTAAATAGAGAAATAGAGAAATAGAGAAATAGAGAAATAGAGAAATAGAGAAATAGAGAAATAGAGAAAGGGTGGTGGACGCTACTGGGCTTGAACCAGTGACCCTCGCCTTGTAAGGGCGATGCTCTCCCAACTGAGCTAAGCGTCCATATTTTCTTTCTTACTGTGCTGAACCACTGATCCTCGCCATTCTTTTGTAAAAGGCGGTGATGCTTGCTCTTTTTTCAACTGAGCTAAGCGTCCATTTAAACTTTGAAACATTGTAGAAAATTGGTGGACGCTACTGGGCTTGAACCAGTGACCCTCGCCTTGTAAGGGCGATGCTCTCCCAACTGAGCTAAGCGTCCAATTTTCTTTTTTACTTGCTGTGCTTGGCAAGTGGAGCGCTATTATAGATATGCGACTTAGACTGTCAACCCTAAACTATAAAAATATTGTTTAAATGGCGATTTTCTATCCATTACGTAGTTTTGCCGTGCGTTTAATGTACAAAATGGCTTAAAAATCTCATTTATCACTTATTAGTTTCTAAAATTGGTTTTTTTTAGTCTACGTAGACTGGTAAACTTCGCGCACTTAATTAAAAAGGAAACAATAATGTCCGTGATCACCCGATTTGCCCCTAGTCCCACCGGTTATTTACATGTAGGAGGTGCCAGAACTGCACTTTACTCATGGTTATATGCCAAGAGTAAAGGAGGTAAGTTTGTCTTACGGATTGAAGATACTGACATTGAGCGTTCTACCCAGTCGGCTATCGATGCCATTTTGGAAGGAATGGATTGGTTAGGTTTGGATTACGATGACGGACCTTATTATCAAACTAAACGATTTGATCGCTATAAAGAATTGATCGAACAGTTGCTCAGCGAGGGGAAAGCTTATAAGTGTTTTATGAGCTCAGCGGAATTAGACGATATTCGCGAAAAGCAAATGGCCGCGGGAGAAAAGCCTCGTTATCCTGGAACATGGCGAGATAGAACGGATCATCCTGAAGGACAACCTTTTGCTATTCGCTTTAAAAATCCACTCGAAGGTAAAGTGGTCATCAACGACCATATACGAGGAAAGATCGAAATTGCCAATGCTGAATTAGATGATTTGATTATTCAGCGCAGTGATGGAACCCCCACTTACAATTTTTGCGTAGTAGTAGATGATTGGGATATGGGAATTTCTCATGTGGTACGTGGCGAAGATCATATTAATAATACGCCTCGTCAAATTAACATCTTAAAAGCATTGGACGCACCTGTGCCCGAATATGCTCACGTATCGATGATTTTAGGAGATGATGGAAAAAAATTATCAAAACGACATGGTGCCGTGGGTGTTATGCAATACAGAGATGATGGTTATCTACCTCAAGCCCTGTTGAATTACCTTGTTCGTTTAGGTTGGTCTCATGGTGACCAAGAAATATTCTCTAAACAGGAAATGATTGAATTATTTGATTTAGATTCAATCGGCCAATCAGCTTCTGCATTTAATACTGAAAAGCTTATTTGGTTGAACCAACATTACATTAAAACGCTTCCTGCGAATGAAGTAGCTGAACACGCTAGATGGCATTTTGAACAACAGAACATAGACTTGTCTAATGGACCTAAACTTGAAGCTGTTATTGAAGCGCAAGCCGATCGTGTAAAAAACTTGGTAGAGTTGGCACAGATTAGTCGATATTTTTATGAAGAGTATGAAGAGTTCGACGCCAATGCCGCGAAAAAACATTTACGGCCAGTTGCTAAAGAAGCGTTGTTATTAGTAAAAGAAAAATTATCTAATATTGATGACTGGACGCCTGTATCAATTCAGAACGCAATTAATGACACTGCGCAAGAATTAGAGATTGGAATGGGTAAAGTCGGCATGCCGTTGCGTGTGGCCGTTACAGGGGCAGGGAATTCGCCGTCACTAGACGTCACTCTAAATCTGTTAAAACCTGAACAAATTGCTCAACGAATCGACAAAGCGCTCATTTATATAGCAAACAGAGAGAAATCATAAAAAAATCATAAAAAAATCGTTGACATGAAAAGGTCTGATGCCTAGAATGCGCCCCGCTGTCAAGGAATGGTAGCTAGCTAAAACAGCTTAGCCACTAGTGACATAAAGCACGGGGCTATAGCTCAGCTGGGAGAGCGCTTGCATGGCATGCAAGAGGTCGGCGGTTCGATCCCGCCTAGCTCCACCAATATCATGGATTGTTTACTACCACCTAGGCCAGTAAGCATTAGATATGACAAGAATTTGTTTTGTAAGGCGTTTTAAGTTGTAGGGTGGTTCACCATCCAATAATGTCGCTCCTCTCGCAGGCTCGACTCGCCTTACAGAAATTTATCGAAGCTTGCTTCGATAGGCAAAATTTCTGTCCCCATCGTCTAGAGGCCTAGGACACCGCCCTTTCACGGCGGTAACAGGGGTTCGAATCCCCTTGGGGACGCCATTTTGAATAGAGTATAGGATGTACTCGGTGGTCGGTAACGGCAACAAGGAACGCTTAATTCACACTCCTGGGCGAATTAAGTAAATAGTAGTGATAGAAAATTGTTTTTGTAAGGCTCGTTATAGTTATAGGGTAGTTCACTATTCTATAATGTCGTTCCTCTCGCAGGCTCGACTCACCTTACAAAAAATCTCGGAAACATGTTTCCGAAGGAAGATTTTTTGTCCCCATCGTCTAGAGGCCTAGGACACCGCCCTTTCACGGCGGTAACAGGGGTTCGAATCCCCTTGGGGACGCCAATTAGAAAAACCGCACTTTTTAGTGCGGTTTTTTTATGTCTGAAAAATAATAGGTAAAGTGGCTGACATTTTTCATGGCTGTCCACGCTATCAGCATCCAGGATGACAGGATCTAAAAGGTCAATGGGACATCTGATGTGTATCCAATTGCTAATTTGCACAAATATCTATGCTGTAGCATATTAGGTGCAATTCGAATTTATTGGAAAATAGCATTGAATCCATTGAATTGGATAGGCAATAAAATAGCGCACTTTCTACAAAAGCCTAGCCCAACCTATCGTAGTGAGACCACTTGCGAGCCTGATGCTTTATTAAAAACCCTCAAAAAAGGCGATGTGCTGTTGATTGATGGTGTAAGTAGGGTGAGCACCGCAATTAAATATTTAACTCAGTCTACTTGGTCACACGCGACGCTATGCATAAGCGACCAATACGGTATTGAAAATCCAGATATTGCTAAAGTCCATTTACTCGAAGCTGATGTTGTGGAGGGTGTCAGGGTGGTAAATTTACAGGAATATGTGGATCAAGGGACAAGAATTTGTCGGCCAGTCAGTCTCAATCAACAGGATATTGACAAAATTGTAGACTATGCGAGACAAAGAATTGGGCATCAATACGATACCAAAAATATTCTCGATTTAGCTCGTTATTTAATCCAAACTCCGCCGGTACCTGTGGGGTGGAGGCGGAATATGTTGTCTCTGGGGAGCGGAGATCCGACTAGAGCAATTTGTTCTTCATTATTGGCACAAGCATTTCAATCAATTGGTTACCCCATTTTGCCACAAAAAATTACACGGCCTCAAAGTACGCTTGTCAGATCTAAAATAAATCATTTTTTCCAATCTAGGCACCACACACTTTTTGTACCTAAGGACTTTGATATATCACCATACTTTGCCATTATAAAGCCGACTATCGAATTACATTTTGATCCTTATTCGTTTAACTGGGTTTCTGAATCCGAATTAAAACAAGAAAATCAACAGCCAACTGTTGTAAAAGATTAACAGGAGACAACCATGCTTGAACTTAGGCCAAATTGTGAGTGGTGTGATAAAGATTTACCCCCTGAGAGCACCGAAGCCTGTATCTGTACTTACGAATGTACTTTTTGTCAGAGCTGCGTCGATTCTGTATTGCTGAATGTTTGTCCAAATTGTGGAGGTGGTTTTAGCACAAGACCAATAAGGCCAGCGAGGCCTTTTAGGCTAGGGGTTAGCCTACAAAGTCATCCAGCCTCTACAAAGCGCGTTAACAGTCCTTATTCAAAAGAGGAAATTGAGGCATTTCGGAAAACTGTAGTGACCAAATAAGAGTAATGAAATTACAATCCAAAAACATCAGTTCTCCTTGTATTCGAAATTGTTGTTTAGACCAACATGATGTTTGCTTGGGATGTAACCGTAGCCTAGAAGAAATTTTAATCTGGGGGAGTGCTGATGATGAGCAAAAAATAAATATATTATTAAATACTCAAAAGCGTGAAAATCAACGTAATAAAGTACCAAATAACAGATCATAAAAGCGCCATTTTTGCTACAATCCGCCACTTTCTGTTTCCCTAAAATTTAATTAATTGAAATGAAAATTGTGTTAGCGCCTATGGAAGGCGTGGTTGATCATCTAATGCGCGATATGTTGACTCAAGTCGGCGGATTTGACTCGTGTGTAACTGAATTCGTGCGTGTGGTAGATCAACTTTTACCGACTAAAGTATTCTATCGTCTATGCCCTGAATTACATCACCATGGATTAACACCTTCAGGTGTGCCAGTAAAGGTGCAACTGTTAGGGCAAGAACCTGATTGGCTGGCGGAAAATGCGGTTAGAGCGATTGAATTAGGTTCTCATGGTGTGGATTTGAATTTTGGCTGTCCCGCCAAGACTGTCAATAAAAGTAAAGGCGGAGCAGTACTTTTAAAAGAGCCTGAAGCTCTTTATAAAATCGTTTTGGCAGTGCGTGAGGCGGTTCCTCAACAACACCAAGTGACAGCCAAAATGCGCTTAGGTTTTGAAGATAAATCTTTAGCGATTGAAAATGCTCAGGCTATTGAAGCCGCAGGGGCCAGCAGTTTAGCGATTCATGCGCGAACCAAAACTGAAGGATATAAACCGCCTGCTTATTGGGAGTGGATTGCCAAAATACGCCAACAAACGCAGATCCCTATTATTGCTAACGGTGAAATTTGGTCGAAGGCAGATGCAATCCTTTGTCAGCAGCGTTCTGAGTGCCAGGACATTATGTTGGGACGAGGTGCGTTAGCTTTGCCTAATTTAGCTCAAGTTATACGACAGGATGCTAGTAAGATGACGTGGGAACAGGTTAAAGCACTACTGTTAAGCTATTCAGGATATGAAATATTTGGTGATAAAGGTCGTTATTATCCGAACCGTATAAAACAATGGTTAGGCTATTTAAAAGTGCAATATCCAGAAGCTGAAAGCTTGTTTATGCGTATTCGGTCAATGACTAAATCAGCCGATATTGTGTCTGTTCTGCAGCACTATCAAGACAGTGATGTTTTTAGCTAAAAGATATTTTTTAACAACAATTATTATAGGTGATTTGAAATGGCATTGAAGCCGACAATTTATAAGTTTCGTATTTCGTTGGCTGACATGGACAGGCATCATTATGATAATTTGAGTTTAATAGTGGCACAACACCCATCTGAAACAACGCAGCGGATGATGGCTAGAATTGTTGCTTTTTGTATTCATGCTCAAGATGGACTGGAATTAACCAAAGGATTAAGCGAAACCGCAGAGCCGGACATTTGGGTGAAACAGCCAAATGATGACATAAGTTTATGGATAGAAATTGGTGAGCCTGACGCAGAAAGAATTAAAAAAGCTACTCGTTTGGCCTCTAATGTGATTGTTTATAGTTTTAATACTAAGTCTGATGTGTGGTGGCAGCAATCAGCCACAAAATTTAAACAGCTAAATGCAAAATTCTATAGATTTGATTGGCAACACATATGTCAACTTACTGAATTAATTGAAAGAACAATGGATATAACAGTTACCATTGCAGATCAATCTGCATTCATCGCCACAAATCTAGGTGAATGTGAAGTTCCTTGGGATGAACTTCAGGCAGGTTAATTGCAGTATCTTCAACAACTGGTATATTTAATTCTAAGAAAACTCGCTCTGCTTTCTATGTTCTAGATTTTATTTGGATTAACAATAAAAGCTGGGCAGGGTTTGACCATCCGTTATCGATAAAAACAACAATAAACGAACTTACTTTTTGGCAGGAAATCATGAAAATACTATCTACCTACGCAGGGGTCTCCCTAAGCGTTTTGGCTAGCGTGTTATTAGCTAGTTGTGATGCAGAACAACCAGAAAAAGAACCGCCAGTTACCCTGAATAAAAATCCATTCCCTAGTACTTATCAAGCGATGGACAGTGAACCGACTTTAATTACAAATGTGCATATTCTCGACGGTGTTGGTGGTTACATTGAATCCGGTTCCGTATTTATAAGCGATGGTAAAATTAAGGCGATAGGAAAATCAGTTAGTGCGCCAGATGGAACTAAAACCATTGATGGTAAAGGGCAATGGGTTACCCCTGGGATTATTGATGTACATAGCCATTTAGGCGTTTATGCCACACCCGATACAGCTTCTCATTCTGATGGCAATGAAATGACTAATCCAGTAACAGCCCAAGCTTGGGCGGAACATTCAATATGGCCACAGGATCCTGGTTTTCATCGAGCGCTTATTGGAGGTGTCACCAGTTTACAAATATTGCCAGGCTCTGCCAATTTAGTGGGGGGCAGATCGGTAACCGTTAAAAATGTGCCCAATCGAGTGATTCAAGATATGAAGTTTCCAGGAGCTCCCTACGGCATCAAGATGGCCTGTGGAGAAAATCCAAAACGTGTATATGGCAAAAAAGGTGGGCCCGGCACACGAATGGGTAACGTAGCAGGGTATCGACAAGCTTGGGCAGATGCACAAGACTATAAAAATAAATGGGATCGATATTATGCAGAGTACGATCAAGGTAAGGATCCTAAAGTTCCAAAAAGGGATTTAAAGTTAGAAACCTTAGCTGGTGTGTTGGATGGTGAAATCATCGTTCATATGCATTGTTATCGTGCTGATGACATGGGCACAATGCTGGATGTAATGAAAGAGTTTAACTATCAAATTGGTTCTTTTCATCATGCCGTTGAATCTTACAAAATTGCGGATCGTTTAAAAGAAAACAATGTTTGTTCTTCAATGTGGGCTGACTGGTGGGGCTTTAAGATGGAAGCTTATGATGGTATTCAAGAGAATATCCCTATGGTCCATGCTGCTGGGGCCTGCGCCATAGTGCATTCTGATGACGACAAAGGCATTCAACGTTTAAACCAAGAAGCAGCTAAGGCCTGGGGAAATGGTAAGCGAGTTGGAATTGAGATCTCACAAGCTGATGCGTGGCAGTGGCTATCTGCAAATCCTGCTAAATCATTAGGAATATTTGATCAAACAGGTTCATTGGAAGTAGGTAAAAACGCCGATTTAGTACTATGGAGTACAGATCCGTTTTCTACTTATGCTAAAACCGTCAACGTATACATTGATGGAGCCCTTGCTTTTGATCGTAACGATCCAAGTAGTTGGCCGGTAAGTGATTTTGAATTAGGACAACCAGGTGAAGGAGACAGCAAATGATTAACTTAAGTAAATTACTTTCTTTAGCTGTGTTGGCGGTTTCCGTTGCTAGCATTTTTAATAATAATGCGATAGCAAAAAATATTGCGATTGTTGATGCCACAGTTCACACCATGACAGAGCAGGGCACATTAACCAACGCTACCGTATTAATTAGTGAAGGTAAAATTCAGACGATTTTAACCGAAACTCCTGCGTTGACCGGCTATGAGATTATTGATGGTAAAGGCAAAGTAGTCACACCTGGTCTGATTGGTGCCTATACGTCTTTGGGATTGGTAGAAGTAAGTTCCTCTGCAGGAACAGTAGACAGCAGTTCTTCTGACAATGCGATTAGCAAAACCGGTGCTGCGTATGACGTATCTTATGCACTTAACCCTAATTCTTCGTTAATGGCTATATCTCGAATTGAAGGAATTACCTCAGCAGCGACAAGCATGAACAGAACTGGACAATTGTTTACTGGACAAGGTGCAATTATTACCCTTGGTCAGGGCAGTTCAGCACTAATGAAAAAGTCCGCTTTTGTCTCTACTGGTGTCGACAATGGCGCTGCAAATAACAGCGGCGGCAGTCGAGCTGCGTTATGGGTAGCTTTGGAACGAGCTTTAGATGAGGCAAGCTATGTCGATGGTAAAACGTTCAATCCTCAATCCCCGTGGTACGGTATAAGCAGTCTTGATGATGCAATCGCCTTAATACCTGTTATAAAAGGCGATATTCCACTAATGATCGCGGCTCATCGTGAAGCGGATTTGTTGCAAGTGA harbors:
- a CDS encoding amidohydrolase, which translates into the protein MKILSTYAGVSLSVLASVLLASCDAEQPEKEPPVTLNKNPFPSTYQAMDSEPTLITNVHILDGVGGYIESGSVFISDGKIKAIGKSVSAPDGTKTIDGKGQWVTPGIIDVHSHLGVYATPDTASHSDGNEMTNPVTAQAWAEHSIWPQDPGFHRALIGGVTSLQILPGSANLVGGRSVTVKNVPNRVIQDMKFPGAPYGIKMACGENPKRVYGKKGGPGTRMGNVAGYRQAWADAQDYKNKWDRYYAEYDQGKDPKVPKRDLKLETLAGVLDGEIIVHMHCYRADDMGTMLDVMKEFNYQIGSFHHAVESYKIADRLKENNVCSSMWADWWGFKMEAYDGIQENIPMVHAAGACAIVHSDDDKGIQRLNQEAAKAWGNGKRVGIEISQADAWQWLSANPAKSLGIFDQTGSLEVGKNADLVLWSTDPFSTYAKTVNVYIDGALAFDRNDPSSWPVSDFELGQPGEGDSK
- a CDS encoding amidohydrolase family protein — translated: MINLSKLLSLAVLAVSVASIFNNNAIAKNIAIVDATVHTMTEQGTLTNATVLISEGKIQTILTETPALTGYEIIDGKGKVVTPGLIGAYTSLGLVEVSSSAGTVDSSSSDNAISKTGAAYDVSYALNPNSSLMAISRIEGITSAATSMNRTGQLFTGQGAIITLGQGSSALMKKSAFVSTGVDNGAANNSGGSRAALWVALERALDEASYVDGKTFNPQSPWYGISSLDDAIALIPVIKGDIPLMIAAHREADLLQVIALKKRHPKLDVVVLYATEGWKVAEQLAQADIAVILNPESNLPYEFDQLAATMENAGRLQKAGVIIAIGMNTHNIRLAKQHAGNAVSHGLPWDAGLAALTINPAKIFGIDDKVGSLSKGKQADVVVWSGDPMEVAEGAEVVIINGELVEMTSRQTKLRDRYLQPSNGKSVHYTRP